The Candidatus Bathyarchaeota archaeon DNA window CCGAACATATTTTCCAAGCATTTTCTGAGGGAAAAGCTGATGCTGCCTTAGCCGCCTCAATTTTCCATAGATCTATTTATCCAATAAAAGAAGTTAAGAAATATCTTAAGGATAAAGGGATATGTGTTAGATTATCTTAGGATAAAGGTCATTCTGAAATGGTACTCAAAATAAATAATGATGAAATTGAGAAATTCATCGTAAAAGTAAATTTTGAAAAAGGCAATGGATTGATCCCTGCTATTGTTCAAGACGATAGCACAGATAGAGTTCTGATGCAAGCATACATGAATGAAGAGGCTCTAAGACTAACATTAAAGACAGGTAAAACTCATTTCTGGACTCGAACACGAAAAAAAATTTGGAAAAAAGGTGAAGAATCCGGACACCATTCTCTAGTACAGAATGCAATCTTAGACTGTGACAATGATGCGATATTAATCAAAGTTCAACAAATCGGTCCATGTTGCCACACCAATAAGGAGAGTTGTTTTCATAAGCCTTTGGTTAAGCTTGGAGAAAAAGTCTTGGATGCAAGGATGCTAGAAAAAGTATTTGAAATAATCAAAGAGAGAAGAGATGGCAAATATGAAGGCTCTTATGTGGCGAGTATTCTGAAAAAAGGAGAAAATGCTCTCATAGAAAAGATAGACGAAGAGAAAGATGAGCTAATTTTTTCGATAAAAAAAGAGTCAAATAGCAGAATAGTCTCAGAAGCTACAGATTTGGTATTCCATCTGTTAATCTTATTATCATCAAAGAAGATTGAGTTGAAGGAAGTATTCAAGGAATTAAATAATCGTCATAAAGCCAAATCTGAAGTAAAGAAGTGAGAATTCTTACTTTCTAATCAAAGATTTCACTTTATGAGCTATTTCATTAGCAACTTCTAAAGTACTACTATTACCTCCCATATCATATGTTCTTACTTTTCCCTCTTTTACAACATGTGTCACAGCTTCCTCAAGTTTGATAGCCATATCCTCTTCTCCTAAATAGTCCAATAGCATTTTTATAGAGAGTATCGTAGCGATTGGATTGACTTTATATTGACCTGAATATTTAGGTGCTGAACCATGTGTTGGCTCAAACATTGCATAATCATCACCGATATTACCACTTGGTGCGAAACCTAAGCCACCCACAAGTTGGGCACATAGATCAGATATGATATCACCGAACATGTTTTCTGCTACTAAAATAGAGAATTGTAGTGGATCTTTCAGTAACCACATACACATAGCATCAATATTTCTCTCCCAAAGCTTAATACTAGGAAAATCTTTTGCAATCCTTCTTGCTTCTCCAATCATGAGTCCACCGGTCTCTCGCAAGATATTTGGTTTCTCAATGACAGTTACATCGTTATATCCTTTCTTCTTTGCATACTCGAACGCTTTAATTAAAATAGATTCACATGCTCTCTTTGTCATAATTCT harbors:
- the hisIE gene encoding bifunctional phosphoribosyl-AMP cyclohydrolase/phosphoribosyl-ATP diphosphatase HisIE; this translates as MVLKINNDEIEKFIVKVNFEKGNGLIPAIVQDDSTDRVLMQAYMNEEALRLTLKTGKTHFWTRTRKKIWKKGEESGHHSLVQNAILDCDNDAILIKVQQIGPCCHTNKESCFHKPLVKLGEKVLDARMLEKVFEIIKERRDGKYEGSYVASILKKGENALIEKIDEEKDELIFSIKKESNSRIVSEATDLVFHLLILLSSKKIELKEVFKELNNRHKAKSEVKK
- a CDS encoding isocitrate/isopropylmalate dehydrogenase family protein; this encodes MTKYKIAVLAGDGIGKDVMDAAKIVLQSISLDAEYVYGDIGWELWKKEGNPLPDRTLDMLKQTDACLLGAITSKPKDEAENELNSELKGKDFNYCSPVVKLRQELDLHTNIRPCKGYKGNPLNFKDEIDIVVFRENTEGLYSGVEFHPIPKEVMEVLSRNNTNMNKFSNTPLDEIAISTRIMTKRACESILIKAFEYAKKKGYNDVTVIEKPNILRETGGLMIGEARRIAKDFPSIKLWERNIDAMCMWLLKDPLQFSILVAENMFGDIISDLCAQLVGGLGFAPSGNIGDDYAMFEPTHGSAPKYSGQYKVNPIATILSIKMLLDYLGEEDMAIKLEEAVTHVVKEGKVRTYDMGGNSSTLEVANEIAHKVKSLIRK